One Molothrus aeneus isolate 106 chromosome 6, BPBGC_Maene_1.0, whole genome shotgun sequence genomic window carries:
- the RASSF10 gene encoding ras association domain-containing protein 10, with protein MEPEERKISVWICQEEKLISGLSRRTTCSDVVRVLLEDSHHRRQRPAPPEPAGGMLSGPPHSYCIVEKWRGFERILPNKTKILRLWVAWGDEQENVRFVLVRSEASLPNAGPRSAEARVVLSKERPGRGLGAARASLALTQERQRRVVRKAFRKLAKINKKRQQPLAREASSAERMETLVHLVLSQDHTIRQQIQRLRELDREIDRYEAKIHLDRMKRHGVNYVQDTYLVGTGEPEAGREPGQPAAGRPEEDYARKCEEVLQLQEQRAQQEELLEHLAAEIQEELNERWMKRRREELELAAGPGLADTDCDTTELSGGEGELHLEHERVKTQLSTSLYIGLKLSTDLEAVKSDLDCTQRAWEDKERELQRLLETLGTLDVAEAAAEPRGAAGGGRPAAAGGGWVEQARALRKDRADNDEDSDTGLSSMHSQDSDSLPVCESLV; from the coding sequence ATGGAGCCCGAGGAGCGGAAGATCTCGGTGTGGATCTGCCAGGAGGAGAAGCTGATCTCCGGGCTCTCCCGGCGGACCACCTGCTCGGACGTGGTGCGAGTGCTGCTGGAGGACAGCCACCAccggcggcagcgcccggcgccgcccgAGCCCGCCGGCGGGATGCTGTCGGGGCCGCCGCACTCCTACTGCATCGTGGAGAAGTGGCGCGGCTTCGAGAGGATCCTGCCCAACAAGACGAAGATCCTGCGGCTCTGGGTGGCGTGGGGGGACGAGCAGGAGAACGTGCGCTTCGTGCTGGTGCGCAGCGAGGCTTCGCTGCCCAACGCCGGGCCGCGCAGCGCCGAGGCGCGGGTGGTGCTGAGCAAGGAGCGCCCCGGCCGCGGCCTGGGGGCGGCCCGCGCCAGCCTGGCGCTCACGCAGGAGCGGCAGCGGCGGGTGGTGCGGAAAGCCTTCCGCAAACTGGCCAAGATCAACAAGAAGCGGCAGCAGCCGCTGGCCCGGGAGGCCTCGTCGGCGGAGAGGATGGAGACGCTGGTGCACCTGGTGCTATCGCAGGACCACACCATCCGACAGCAGATCCAGCGGCTCCGCGAGCTGGACCGCGAGATCGACAGGTACGAGGCCAAGATCCACCTGGACCGCATGAAGCGGCACGGCGTCAACTACGTTCAGGACACCTACCTGGTGGGCACGGGCGAGCCCGAGGCGGGCCGGGAGCCGGGCCAGCCCGCCGCCGGCCGCCCCGAGGAGGACTACGCCAGGAAGTGCgaggaggtgctgcagctgcaggagcagcgggcgcagcaggaggagctgctggagcacctggCCGCCGAGATCCAGGAGGAGCTCAACGAGCGCTGGATGAagcggcggcgggaggagctggagctggcagcggGGCCCGGGCTGGCCGACACGGACTGCGACACCACGGAGCTGAGCGGCGGCGAGGGCGAGCTGCACCTGGAGCACGAGCGGGTCAAGACCCAGCTGAGCACCAGCCTCTACATCGGCCTCAAGCTGAGCACGGACCTGGAGGCCGTCAAGAGCGACCTGGACTGCACGCAGCGGGCGTGGGAGGATAAGGAGCGGGAGCTGCAGCGGCTGCTGGAGACGCTGGGCACGCTGGACgtggcggaggcggcggcggagccgcgcggggcggcgggcggggggcggccggcggcggcggggggcggctgGGTGGAGCAGGCGCGGGCGCTGCGCAAGGACCGCGCCGACAACGACGAGGACTCGGACACGGGGCTGAGCTCCATGCACAGCCAGGACTCGGACTCGCTGCCCGTGTGCGAGTCCCTCGTGTAg